In Vitis vinifera cultivar Pinot Noir 40024 chromosome 11, ASM3070453v1, a genomic segment contains:
- the LOC100264574 gene encoding probable glycosyltransferase At5g03795 yields MDMTALFMKLCHVESRRLLFIVGLVVASVIVFQVFELPSMNTLTLSPTVKGSVSMMVGDATILKNSISANSYVIRTVVNNSDASDLEDEADMDYHLASDDDGDLDYSVEMHKEKNSDNEFILEKGVGLDKSMTVRNVRHTDNSPKEKAIEFRHGPLEHLKISDNNFKIDDDRKASTSLTIGEGSNRDGLVSLPLVSPGISSKGTRNLDADSRTSDLSTVSNVKHVMEAEKDKNTNLLQTVSVPLDNNYTIADISITRRRGMKPTTISKMNLLLLQSAVSSYSMRPRWSSPRDRELLSARSEIQNAPVIRNTPGLYASVYRNVSMFKRSYELMERVLKIYIYREGEKPIFHQPRLRGIYASEGWFMKLIEGNKRFVVRDPRKAHLFYVPFSSKMLRTVFYEQNSSTPRDLEKYFKNYVGLIAGKYRFWNRTGGADHLIVACHDWAPRITRQCSWNSIRALCNSNIASGFKIGKDTTLPVTYIRKSEDPLKYLGGKPPSQRPILAFFAGSMHGYLRPILLQYWENKEQDIKIFGPMSRDDGGKSRYRDHMKSSKYCICARGYEVHTPRVVEAIFYECVPVIISDNYVPPFFEILNWEAFAVFILEKDVPNLRNILLSIPEEKYLQMQMRVKMVQQHFLWHKKPVKYDLFHMILHSVWYNRVFQVKPK; encoded by the exons ATGGATATGACAGCTCTATTCATGAAGTTATGTCATGTTGAGTCCAGAAGACTTCTCTTCATTGTGGGCCTAGTGGTTGCTTCTGTAATTGTGTTTCAGGTTTTTGAACTTCCCAGTATGAATACCTTGACTCTATCACCTACTGTAAAGGGTTCAGTATCTATGATGGTTGGCGATGCCACCATTTTGAAGAACTCAATATCGGCTAATTCTTATGTAATTCGCACAGTGGTGAATAATAGTGATGCTTCTGATTTGGAGGATGAAGCAGACATGGACTATCATCTTGCATCAGATGATGACGGAGACCTTGATTATTCTGTTGAAATGCACAAAGAGAAAAACTCAGACAATGAGTTTATTCTTGAGAAGGGTGTAGGACTTGATAAGAGCATGACAGTGAGAAATGTCAGACATACAGATAATAGTCCTAAAGAAAAGGCAATAGAATTCAGGCATGGTCCTCTAGAGCATTTGAAAATATCAGACAACAATTTCAAGATAGATGATGACCGAAAGGCGAGCACCAGTTTAACAATAGGGGAAGGTAGCAATCGGGATGGTCTTGTGTCCCTGCCACTTGTGTCACCAGGAATTTCTTCAAAGGGTACGAGAAACCTGGATGCAGATTCTAGAACTTCTGATTTATCCACAGTGAGCAATGTTAAACATGTCATGGAAGCCGAAAAGGACAAAAATACCAATCTATTGCAAACTGTTTCAGTTCCTTTGGACAATAATTATACAATTGCAGACATCTCTATTACTAGAAGGAGGGGGATGAAGCCAACAACCATATCCAAGATGAATTTGTTATTGCTTCAGAGTGCTGTTTCTTCTTATTCAATG AGGCCACGGTGGTCTTCTCCACGTGATCGGGAGCTTCTATCTGCAAGATCAGAAATCCAGAATGCTCCAGTCATAAGGAACACTCCGGGACTTTATGCTTCTGTCTACCGAAATGTTTCCATGTTTAAAAG GAGTTATGAACTGATGGAACGGGTgctcaaaatttatatttatagagAAGGAGAAAAGCCTATATTCCATCAGCCACGACTGAGAGGAATTTATGCCTCTGAAGGATGGTTCATGAAACTGATAGAGGGGAACAAACGGTTTGTGGTCAGGGACCCCAGAAAAGCTCACTTGTTCTACGTACCCTTCAGTTCAAAAATGCTGAGGACTGTGTTTTATGAACAAAATTCCTCCACTCCAAGGGACCTAGAGAAATATTTCAAGAATTATGTAGGCTTGATTGCAGGAAAATATCGTTTCTGGAACAGAACTGGAGGAGCAGATCATTTAATCGTTGCTTGTCATGACTGG GCACCCCGGATCACAAGGCAATGCAGCTGGAATAGCATCAGAGCTCTTTGCAATTCAAATATTGCCAGTGGCTTCAAAATAGGCAAGGATACTACTCTTCCAGTGACATATATCCGTAAATCTGAGGACCCTCTAAAATATCTTGGAGGAAAACCTCCTTCACAGAGACCTATTCTGGCCTTCTTTGCTGGAAGCATGCATGGCTATCTCCGTCCAATCCTGCTACAGTACTGGGAGAATAAAGAACAAGACATCAAAATATTTGGTCCAATGTCTCGCGATGATGGAGGCAAAAGTAGATATCGGGATCACATGAAGAGCAGTAAGTATTGCATTTGTGCCAGGGGCTATGAAGTTCATACACCTCGAGTTGTTGAGGCCATTTTCTATGAGTGTGTGCCAGTGATCATATCTGACAATTATGTGCCTCCTTTCTTTGAGATATTGAACTGGGAAGCATTTGCAGTATTCATTCTAgagaaagatgtaccaaatttgaGGAACATACTTCTCTCCATCCCAGAAGAGAAGTACCTCCAAATGCAGATGAGAGTAAAGATGGTGCAACAGCATTTTCTTTGGCACAAAAAGCCGGTAAAGTATGACTTATTTCACATGATACTTCACTCAGTTTGGTACAACCGAGTTTTTCAGGTAAAGCCCAAATAA
- the LOC100268163 gene encoding probable glycosyltransferase At3g42180 isoform X1 has translation MECTLKFQKFCLVETRRWIFMVGLVAITYLLCQSLLLPYGNALLSLLPDRDVPIYDNFSSPTRQSSVRSFMVNKSLLSNASDLTDTSLFVEVVEDVEKSNVTVEFGDDNGTEGTDEDIEDGLALEREDLENIVEFNEDDNGPKEKGGDTENFASESKGMDHVVEFTKDNNISKGLPFKKVVDMDGISALEYVNNQENSSDLKKDSEMRHIGSAVHIVKPPNEGISTDNIVKADASLTPSTPGSLGTTFKSHLLASPGVDSLFNTTYIEKMASNGNASNHLTATDISSVGKPEKEILSKDENLLVLQSDLADLNNNSAMTSNPGRKKMQSEMPPKSVTSIYDMNRRLVRHRASSRAMRPRWASPRDQEMLAAKLQIQNAPRVKNDPELHAPLFRNVSMFKRSYELMERILKVYVYKDGEKPIFHQPILKGLYASEGWFMKLMERNKHFVVKDPRQAQLFYMPFSSRMLEYKLYVRNSHNRTNLRQYLKQYSEKIAAKYRFWNRTGGADHFLVACHDWAPYETRHHMEQCIKALCNADVTAGFKIGRDVSLPETYVRSARNPLRDLGGKPPSERHILAFYAGNMHGYLRPILLKYWKDKDPDMKIYGPMPPGVASKMNYIQHMKSSKFCICPKGYEVNSPRVVEAIFYECVPVIISDNFVPPFFDVLDWGAFSIILAEKDIPNLKDVLLSIPNDKYLQMQLGVRKVQKHFLWHAKPLKYDLFHMTLHSIWYNRVFQVKPR, from the exons ATGGAGTGCACTCTTAAATTTCAAAAGTTCTGTCTGGTAGAAACCAGGAGATGGATTTTCATGGTGGGGTTAGTGGCAATTACTTATTTGTTGTGTCAATCCCTGTTGCTTCCATATGGAAATGCTCTTCTGTCTCTACTGCCTGATCGGGATGTTCCAATATATGACAATTTCAGCTCCCCAACTAGACAATCTTCTGTCAGGTCTTTTATGGTTAACAAGTCCCTTCTTTCCAATGCTTCAGACTTGACTGACACTTCACTGTTTGTTGAGGTGGTAGAAGATGTGGAGAAATCAAATGTTACGGTAGAATTTGGGGATGATAATGGAACAGAGGGAACAGATGAAGACATAGAAGATGGTCTTGCATTAGAGAGAGAAGACCTGGAAAACATTGTTGAATTCAATGAGGATGATAATGGACCAAAGGAAAAGGGTGGAGACACAGAGAATTTTGCCTCAGAGAGCAAAGGCATGGATCACGTTGTTGAATTTACTAAGGATAACAACATAAGTAAAGGTTTGCCATTTAAGAAAGTTGTAGATATGGATGGGATCTCTGCATTGGAATATGTCAACAATCAAGAAAATAGTTCAGATCTGAAAAAGGACAGTGAAATGAGACACATCGGCTCTGCAGTGCATATTGTGAAACCACCAAATGAGGGAATTTCAACAGACAATATTGTAAAAGCAGATGCAAGTCTAACACCAAGTACCCCTGGAAGTCTAGGTACTACTTTCAAATCCCATTTGCTTGCATCTCCTGGAGTAGATTCATTATTTAACACCACCTACAtcgaaaaaatggcatcaaaTGGAAACGCCTCAAACCATTTGACCGCCACTGACATATCTTCTGTTGGAAAGCCAGAAAAAGAAATCCTTTCTAAGGATGAAAATCTTCTGGTGCTGCAGAGTGATCTTGCTGATTTAAACAATAATTCTGCAATGACAAGTAATCCTGGGAGGAAAAAGATGCAGAGTGAGATGCCTCCAAAATCAGTAACATCAATATATGATATGAACAGAAGATTAGTTCGGCACCGTGCTTCCTCACGTGCAATG AGACCTCGTTGGGCCTCCCCACGTGACCAGGAAATGCTGGCTGCAAAGTTACAGATTCAGAATGCTCCTAGAGTAAAGAATGATCCAGAACTTCATGCTCCTCTTTTTCGAAATGTTTCCATGTTTAAAAG AAGCTATGAACTCATGGAGCGCATCCTGAAAGTTTATGTCTACAAGGATGGAGAAAAACCCATCTTTCACCAACCAATACTCAAGGGACTATATGCCTCTGAGGGATGGTTTATGAAACTGATGGAGAGAAACAAGCATTTTGTTGTGAAGGACCCTCGACAGGCTCAGCTGTTTTATATGCCTTTTAGTTCACGGATGCTGGAGTACAAACTGTATGTACGGAACTCTCACAACCGGACCAATCTACGCCAATATTTGAAGCAGTATTCAGAAAAAATTGCTGCAAAATATCGTTTCTGGAATAGAACTGGTGGAGCAGATCACTTTCTTGTTGCTTGCCATGATTGG GCTCCATACGAAACAAGACATCATATGGAACAATGCATCAAAGCCCTCTGCAATGCTGATGTAACTGCAGGCTTCAAAATAGGCAGGGATGTGTCTCTTCCAGAAACATATGTCCGTTCCGCAAGAAATCCTCTTCGAGATCTCGGAGGAAAACCTCCTTCTGAGAGGCACATTCTTGCCTTTTATGCTGGAAACATGCATGGATATTTACGACCAATCTTGCTGAAGTACTGGAAGGACAAAGACCCTGATATGAAGATCTATGGCCCAATGCCTCCTGGTGTTGCAAGCAAAATGAATTACATCCAGCACATGAAGAGCAGCAAGTTTTGCATCTGTCCCAAGGGTTACGAGGTCAACAGCCCACGGGTGGTTGAAGCCATCTTTTACGAGTGTGTGCCTGTGATCATATCTGACAATTTCGTGCCACCATTTTTCGATGTCTTAGATTGGGGAGCATTCTCAATAATACTGGCAGAGAAAGATATTCCCAACTTGAAAGATGTTCTCCTCTCGATACCAAATGATAAGTATCTTCAAATGCAGCTTGGGGTAAGGAAGGTTCAGAAGCATTTTCTGTGGCATGCCAAGCCCTTGAAGTATGATCTTTTCCACATGACCCTCCATTCAATTTGGTACAACAGAGTTTTCCAGGTAAAACCTAGATGA
- the LOC100268163 gene encoding probable glycosyltransferase At3g07620 isoform X2, with translation MECTLKFQKFCLVETRRWIFMVGLVAITYLLCQSLLLPYGNALLSLLPDRDVPIYDNFSSPTRQSSVRSFMVNKSLLSNASDLTDTSLFVEVVEDVEKSNVTVEFGDDNGTEGTDEDIEDGLALEREDLENIVEFNEDDNGPKEKGGDTENFASESKGMDHVVEFTKDNNISKGLPFKKVVDMDGISALEYVNNQENSSDLKKDSEMRHIGSAVHIVKPPNEGISTDNIVKADASLTPSTPGSLEKEILSKDENLLVLQSDLADLNNNSAMTSNPGRKKMQSEMPPKSVTSIYDMNRRLVRHRASSRAMRPRWASPRDQEMLAAKLQIQNAPRVKNDPELHAPLFRNVSMFKRSYELMERILKVYVYKDGEKPIFHQPILKGLYASEGWFMKLMERNKHFVVKDPRQAQLFYMPFSSRMLEYKLYVRNSHNRTNLRQYLKQYSEKIAAKYRFWNRTGGADHFLVACHDWAPYETRHHMEQCIKALCNADVTAGFKIGRDVSLPETYVRSARNPLRDLGGKPPSERHILAFYAGNMHGYLRPILLKYWKDKDPDMKIYGPMPPGVASKMNYIQHMKSSKFCICPKGYEVNSPRVVEAIFYECVPVIISDNFVPPFFDVLDWGAFSIILAEKDIPNLKDVLLSIPNDKYLQMQLGVRKVQKHFLWHAKPLKYDLFHMTLHSIWYNRVFQVKPR, from the exons ATGGAGTGCACTCTTAAATTTCAAAAGTTCTGTCTGGTAGAAACCAGGAGATGGATTTTCATGGTGGGGTTAGTGGCAATTACTTATTTGTTGTGTCAATCCCTGTTGCTTCCATATGGAAATGCTCTTCTGTCTCTACTGCCTGATCGGGATGTTCCAATATATGACAATTTCAGCTCCCCAACTAGACAATCTTCTGTCAGGTCTTTTATGGTTAACAAGTCCCTTCTTTCCAATGCTTCAGACTTGACTGACACTTCACTGTTTGTTGAGGTGGTAGAAGATGTGGAGAAATCAAATGTTACGGTAGAATTTGGGGATGATAATGGAACAGAGGGAACAGATGAAGACATAGAAGATGGTCTTGCATTAGAGAGAGAAGACCTGGAAAACATTGTTGAATTCAATGAGGATGATAATGGACCAAAGGAAAAGGGTGGAGACACAGAGAATTTTGCCTCAGAGAGCAAAGGCATGGATCACGTTGTTGAATTTACTAAGGATAACAACATAAGTAAAGGTTTGCCATTTAAGAAAGTTGTAGATATGGATGGGATCTCTGCATTGGAATATGTCAACAATCAAGAAAATAGTTCAGATCTGAAAAAGGACAGTGAAATGAGACACATCGGCTCTGCAGTGCATATTGTGAAACCACCAAATGAGGGAATTTCAACAGACAATATTGTAAAAGCAGATGCAAGTCTAACACCAAGTACCCCTGGAAGTCTAG AAAAAGAAATCCTTTCTAAGGATGAAAATCTTCTGGTGCTGCAGAGTGATCTTGCTGATTTAAACAATAATTCTGCAATGACAAGTAATCCTGGGAGGAAAAAGATGCAGAGTGAGATGCCTCCAAAATCAGTAACATCAATATATGATATGAACAGAAGATTAGTTCGGCACCGTGCTTCCTCACGTGCAATG AGACCTCGTTGGGCCTCCCCACGTGACCAGGAAATGCTGGCTGCAAAGTTACAGATTCAGAATGCTCCTAGAGTAAAGAATGATCCAGAACTTCATGCTCCTCTTTTTCGAAATGTTTCCATGTTTAAAAG AAGCTATGAACTCATGGAGCGCATCCTGAAAGTTTATGTCTACAAGGATGGAGAAAAACCCATCTTTCACCAACCAATACTCAAGGGACTATATGCCTCTGAGGGATGGTTTATGAAACTGATGGAGAGAAACAAGCATTTTGTTGTGAAGGACCCTCGACAGGCTCAGCTGTTTTATATGCCTTTTAGTTCACGGATGCTGGAGTACAAACTGTATGTACGGAACTCTCACAACCGGACCAATCTACGCCAATATTTGAAGCAGTATTCAGAAAAAATTGCTGCAAAATATCGTTTCTGGAATAGAACTGGTGGAGCAGATCACTTTCTTGTTGCTTGCCATGATTGG GCTCCATACGAAACAAGACATCATATGGAACAATGCATCAAAGCCCTCTGCAATGCTGATGTAACTGCAGGCTTCAAAATAGGCAGGGATGTGTCTCTTCCAGAAACATATGTCCGTTCCGCAAGAAATCCTCTTCGAGATCTCGGAGGAAAACCTCCTTCTGAGAGGCACATTCTTGCCTTTTATGCTGGAAACATGCATGGATATTTACGACCAATCTTGCTGAAGTACTGGAAGGACAAAGACCCTGATATGAAGATCTATGGCCCAATGCCTCCTGGTGTTGCAAGCAAAATGAATTACATCCAGCACATGAAGAGCAGCAAGTTTTGCATCTGTCCCAAGGGTTACGAGGTCAACAGCCCACGGGTGGTTGAAGCCATCTTTTACGAGTGTGTGCCTGTGATCATATCTGACAATTTCGTGCCACCATTTTTCGATGTCTTAGATTGGGGAGCATTCTCAATAATACTGGCAGAGAAAGATATTCCCAACTTGAAAGATGTTCTCCTCTCGATACCAAATGATAAGTATCTTCAAATGCAGCTTGGGGTAAGGAAGGTTCAGAAGCATTTTCTGTGGCATGCCAAGCCCTTGAAGTATGATCTTTTCCACATGACCCTCCATTCAATTTGGTACAACAGAGTTTTCCAGGTAAAACCTAGATGA